One segment of Acetoanaerobium noterae DNA contains the following:
- a CDS encoding acetyl-CoA carboxylase biotin carboxylase subunit, with product MFTKVLIANRGEIAVRVIRTLREMGIASVAVYSEADKDSLHVQLADEAVCIGPAKSKDSYLNSMNILSAALTTGAQAIHPGFGFLSENAKFAKMCEECNLTFIGPSWQIINKMGDKSRAKEMMKAQKIPVIPGSDGIVKDISEGHKIANDIGYPVMIKAAAGGGGKGMRMATSEKDFENAFKNAATEAKNAFGDDGLYIEKVIVNPKHVEVQLLADKFGNVIHLGERDCSVQRKNQKMVEEAPCIVISDELREAIGNDAVAAAKAVGYENAGTIEFLLDKDGNYYFMEMNTRIQVEHPVTEMVTGIDIVRQQVLIAAGHKMQYAQADVKILGHAIECRINAEDASNGFRPSPGKINSLHIPGGNGVRVDSFLYQGYSVPPHYDSMLAKLIVYATTRDEAIMKMKRALGEFVVDGVITNVDYHFQIMENNVYKSGLYDTGFIENSMGVD from the coding sequence ATGTTTACTAAAGTGCTCATAGCTAACAGAGGAGAGATTGCCGTAAGAGTAATCAGGACACTTAGAGAAATGGGAATCGCCAGTGTAGCAGTATATTCTGAAGCAGATAAAGATAGCCTTCATGTTCAGCTAGCAGATGAAGCTGTATGTATTGGTCCAGCGAAATCTAAGGATAGCTACTTAAACAGCATGAATATATTAAGTGCTGCTCTGACTACTGGAGCTCAAGCTATTCACCCAGGATTTGGATTTTTATCAGAAAATGCAAAGTTTGCAAAGATGTGTGAGGAATGCAATTTGACCTTTATAGGACCATCTTGGCAAATCATAAATAAAATGGGAGACAAATCTAGAGCTAAAGAAATGATGAAAGCTCAAAAAATTCCAGTAATCCCAGGCTCAGATGGAATTGTTAAGGATATAAGTGAGGGTCATAAAATAGCAAATGATATTGGATACCCTGTTATGATAAAAGCTGCTGCTGGTGGTGGCGGCAAGGGCATGAGAATGGCTACTTCAGAAAAAGACTTTGAAAATGCATTTAAAAATGCAGCAACTGAAGCGAAAAATGCTTTTGGAGATGATGGCCTTTATATAGAAAAGGTAATTGTAAATCCAAAGCACGTGGAAGTTCAGCTTCTAGCAGATAAATTTGGGAATGTAATTCATCTAGGTGAAAGAGATTGCTCAGTCCAAAGAAAGAATCAAAAGATGGTAGAAGAAGCACCTTGTATAGTAATAAGTGACGAGCTTAGAGAAGCTATAGGAAATGATGCTGTAGCTGCAGCAAAAGCTGTAGGATATGAAAATGCAGGAACTATAGAATTTCTTCTAGACAAGGATGGAAATTACTATTTTATGGAGATGAATACTAGAATTCAAGTTGAACATCCTGTTACTGAAATGGTAACTGGTATAGATATAGTAAGACAGCAGGTATTAATTGCAGCAGGACATAAAATGCAGTATGCTCAAGCTGATGTAAAGATATTAGGTCATGCGATAGAATGCAGAATAAATGCAGAGGATGCTTCCAATGGATTTAGACCTTCGCCAGGAAAGATAAACAGCCTTCATATACCAGGTGGAAATGGCGTAAGAGTGGATTCATTTTTATATCAAGGCTATAGCGTGCCTCCACACTATGATTCAATGCTGGCAAAGCTAATAGTGTACGCAACTACAAGAGATGAAGCAATCATGAAAATGAAAAGAGCTTTAGGCGAGTTTGTTGTTGATGGAGTTATTACAAATGTAGATTATCATTTTCAGATAATGGAAAACAATGTTTACAAATCAGGATTGTATGATACTGGTTTTATAGAAAATAGCATGGGGGTTGATTAA
- the accB gene encoding acetyl-CoA carboxylase biotin carboxyl carrier protein, whose amino-acid sequence MQINEIKELAMLMNSAGLSDIELKIPGMEIKLKKQGAFVQMTSTPAVEETKEQVQIHIESKPEAKVTKALNGKEVKSPIVGTFYSSPSPDSPAYVKVGDTVKKGDVLCIIEAMKMMNEIEAELDGKIVEILVANESAVEFGQPLFLIEGV is encoded by the coding sequence ATGCAAATAAACGAGATAAAAGAATTGGCTATGTTAATGAATAGCGCTGGACTTAGCGATATAGAGCTTAAGATTCCCGGAATGGAAATAAAGCTTAAAAAGCAAGGCGCATTTGTTCAGATGACATCAACGCCAGCCGTTGAAGAAACAAAGGAACAAGTACAGATACATATAGAATCAAAGCCGGAAGCGAAAGTAACTAAAGCTCTTAACGGCAAAGAAGTAAAATCACCAATCGTAGGAACTTTTTACAGTAGTCCATCGCCAGACTCACCAGCCTATGTCAAAGTAGGAGATACAGTTAAAAAAGGCGATGTTCTATGTATCATTGAAGCTATGAAGATGATGAACGAGATAGAAGCTGAGCTAGATGGAAAAATAGTTGAGATATTAGTAGCAAACGAATCAGCAGTTGAGTTTGGGCAGCCGCTATTTCTCATAGAGGGAGTTTAG
- a CDS encoding HesA/MoeB/ThiF family protein: MLRYSRNKNLMSDDEIILLSQKKVCVLGLGGLGGYIVEMLSRIGVGSLTLVDGDVFDETNLNRQLFSSMNNLGSSKALEAEKRVKGINPLTKVIPVYEFVDSSNAMKIIANHDVIVDALDSIDLRKYIAKVCTELNLPLVHGAIAGWYGQVATIYPNDTTLDILYPKDIKRGIEKELGNPSFTPALVASIQVSEVIKLLLNRGDLLRNSFMMIDLYTNDIEVIKTK; the protein is encoded by the coding sequence ATGCTAAGATATTCGCGAAATAAAAATCTAATGTCAGATGATGAAATTATACTTTTGTCTCAGAAAAAGGTCTGCGTATTAGGCCTAGGAGGTCTTGGAGGCTATATTGTAGAAATGCTTTCTAGAATTGGGGTCGGAAGCCTAACTTTAGTGGATGGAGATGTTTTTGATGAAACAAATTTAAATAGACAGCTTTTTAGTTCAATGAACAACTTAGGAAGCTCGAAAGCGCTAGAAGCTGAAAAAAGAGTAAAGGGAATCAATCCTCTAACTAAGGTTATTCCAGTCTACGAATTTGTAGACTCTTCAAATGCGATGAAAATAATTGCAAATCACGATGTAATAGTGGATGCTCTTGACTCCATTGATTTGAGGAAATATATAGCCAAGGTCTGTACAGAGCTAAACCTTCCTCTAGTTCATGGAGCAATTGCTGGGTGGTACGGTCAGGTTGCAACAATTTATCCAAACGACACTACTTTAGACATACTATATCCTAAGGATATTAAAAGGGGCATAGAAAAAGAGCTAGGAAATCCATCGTTTACGCCAGCACTTGTAGCTTCGATTCAAGTGAGTGAGGTAATAAAATTACTTTTAAACAGAGGAGATTTGCTTAGAAATTCCTTTATGATGATAGACCTTTATACAAACGACATAGAGGTAATTAAAACTAAGTAG
- a CDS encoding class I SAM-dependent methyltransferase gives MIITQITELSKYILKEYIKSGDKVVDATLGNGNDAEFLAQIVGEQGRVYAFDIDSDAVEACKERLQSKYPQIDFILDSHENLNMHVKGTISAAIFNLGYLPGGSHETYTKADITIKALNKALALLKPEGVLAIASYVGHDDFQEFNAVREFMKNLNPKAYKVIFINPENQNERAPKLFICQKIKAESGLITKLMIKKSKDLPRESVKTLKLSSDCGIVDDIHAGRTLRQISLLSQSTKSSLQDYKMGLCVNRFSENIRFNNLETMSLKVSQQLKIADAVLEITQIGKECFEDCLIRKENKRCPLYTQALFARVIVGGDIHLGDEIEPLSLK, from the coding sequence ATGATAATAACACAAATAACTGAGCTTTCAAAATATATACTTAAAGAATATATAAAATCAGGAGACAAAGTAGTCGATGCCACTCTTGGAAATGGCAATGATGCAGAATTTTTAGCTCAAATAGTAGGTGAGCAAGGCAGAGTTTATGCTTTTGATATAGACTCGGATGCAGTAGAGGCTTGTAAAGAGAGACTGCAAAGCAAATATCCTCAGATTGATTTTATTTTAGATTCTCACGAAAATCTAAATATGCACGTAAAGGGTACTATTTCAGCTGCTATTTTTAATCTAGGCTATCTTCCTGGTGGAAGCCATGAGACCTACACAAAAGCAGATATTACTATTAAAGCACTTAATAAGGCTTTAGCTCTTTTAAAACCAGAAGGAGTTTTAGCTATAGCTTCCTATGTAGGACATGATGATTTTCAGGAATTTAATGCTGTAAGAGAATTTATGAAAAACTTAAACCCTAAGGCATATAAAGTTATTTTTATAAATCCAGAGAATCAAAATGAAAGAGCTCCAAAACTATTCATTTGCCAAAAGATAAAAGCTGAATCAGGTCTAATTACAAAGCTTATGATAAAGAAATCCAAGGACTTGCCACGTGAATCAGTAAAAACTCTAAAGCTATCAAGCGATTGTGGGATAGTGGACGATATCCATGCAGGAAGAACGTTAAGACAGATAAGTCTACTCAGCCAAAGTACAAAATCTAGTTTGCAGGATTATAAAATGGGCCTATGCGTAAATCGATTCTCTGAAAATATAAGGTTTAATAATCTGGAAACAATGAGCCTAAAGGTTTCTCAGCAGCTTAAAATAGCAGATGCTGTTTTAGAAATAACTCAGATAGGAAAAGAATGCTTTGAAGACTGCCTTATTAGAAAGGAAAATAAACGATGTCCTTTATATACTCAGGCTTTATTTGCTAGAGTTATAGTGGGAGGAGATATACATTTAGGAGATGAAATAGAGCCTTTATCATTAAAATAG
- a CDS encoding response regulator: MKSKVRILVVDDEKEILRAIRRMTFEIDLEMDYLASAFEAIKAFNDTPYDIILCDIKMPDMDGIKLLTYIKENFPTTSRIVLSGHVDGNFIFNIIKNSIAHSYMYKPWDNDKLISLLNKLKSARTIAINEDIMEVVGSIDILPIHPNTLKLIKSGYPFDEDDEKLYSILCNDPALALRFIHIANSLNAVLKPSTLSRAIKNLTKDQINKILEDYLNDKNLVLNMVEGSDLQIFWPYMMNNKEIIIRLYKYLFDKAISQEYKLIALLFDIGQLMHFEYSSLLKAKEISHEKLGAAILNLWGMPSDLVECALYHNDPYNKNVTNKDLVYLIALSNYINSIFHNREIQGFDWKGILEHFGKEESEFEQIIDTLKMKVMN, translated from the coding sequence GTGAAAAGCAAAGTTAGAATACTAGTAGTAGATGATGAAAAAGAAATTTTAAGGGCAATTAGACGGATGACATTTGAGATTGATTTGGAAATGGATTATTTAGCCTCTGCATTTGAAGCGATTAAAGCATTTAATGATACTCCCTATGACATCATACTTTGCGATATAAAGATGCCAGATATGGATGGTATAAAGCTTCTAACTTACATTAAGGAAAATTTTCCAACTACATCTAGAATTGTATTAAGCGGTCATGTGGATGGTAATTTTATTTTTAATATTATTAAAAATTCTATAGCCCATTCATATATGTACAAGCCGTGGGACAACGATAAGCTCATATCGCTTCTAAATAAGCTAAAAAGTGCAAGAACTATAGCTATTAATGAAGACATAATGGAAGTCGTTGGGAGTATTGATATATTACCTATTCATCCAAATACACTTAAGCTGATAAAATCAGGTTATCCATTTGACGAGGATGATGAAAAGCTATATTCAATACTTTGCAATGACCCTGCGCTTGCACTTAGATTTATTCATATTGCTAATTCTCTAAACGCTGTATTAAAGCCATCAACATTATCAAGAGCCATAAAAAATCTCACTAAAGACCAAATCAATAAAATCCTAGAGGATTATCTAAATGATAAAAATTTAGTTTTAAACATGGTTGAAGGTTCCGATTTACAAATCTTTTGGCCTTATATGATGAATAATAAGGAAATAATCATTAGGCTTTATAAATATCTATTTGATAAAGCTATTTCCCAGGAGTACAAGCTTATAGCTCTTTTGTTTGATATAGGTCAGCTAATGCATTTTGAATACTCTAGCCTTCTCAAGGCTAAAGAAATTTCACATGAGAAGCTAGGAGCCGCCATACTTAATTTATGGGGGATGCCTTCTGATTTAGTTGAATGTGCTTTGTATCACAACGATCCATATAATAAAAATGTCACAAATAAAGACCTAGTTTATCTTATAGCCTTATCAAACTATATAAATTCAATATTTCATAATAGAGAGATTCAGGGCTTTGACTGGAAAGGCATATTAGAGCATTTTGGTAAGGAAGAAAGTGAGTTTGAGCAAATTATAGACACCTTAAAAATGAAGGTCATGAATTAA
- a CDS encoding ATP-binding protein has product MSFLDNIISKNNSGDDFVKYKDIVLNLDVCLLMLKNGEIEYINPAGEALISRINGCSKEDYDCEICEKQINLLLEQGIGALSNSMRQRYSYITAINGQRTVFYIKIEIYKLQMDETRLMVRFEDYTDQYLAEEYMKSVNKTNSMISKISSRFLGNYDKDKAVNEALRDVGMLTGADRVYVFELLKENTIIDNTYEWCNKEIDSLMEKRKQLNFEDYTWWIKEINAHEKVWIMRDCKDYDCSLNDINILNLYNITSLFVFPIKSQNEIVGFIGADNISQSCEMNNEINKILTLVARLVGNSIDSFKDKEAIIESEKRFRQLFHNINSAIFIHKLEDNKVNPYFLMVNEHACNILGYSQSEFSSLTLHDLIEGNIYEDIINEINDNSHKKNMTFEVNLKTKDNALILGEMTVTNTLLNNEEIVLIAVKDISNRRIYEKKLEDRNKELKDALVQLKEIQNQMIHQEKMAGIGQLAAGIAHEINNPLGYVMSNFDTLKKYIEIYDSAIEKFLKCSCNDKNLIKDNGADSNEGASNSTLIRRLNLIKEDMPDLIHDSKHGLDRIHKIITGLRLFSRSDESDTIEDYDLNEGIESTLLVANNEIKYYANVIKKLGKISSIKVIPVEINQVLLNLIVNAVHAIKEKSPDTQGDIIITTFEEEDFVCCSIEDTGIGIKEEIVSEIFNPFFTTKPVGQGTGLGLSISYEIIKNKHKGDLIVESTPNKGSKFTIKLPK; this is encoded by the coding sequence ATGAGCTTTCTTGATAATATAATAAGCAAAAATAATTCAGGTGATGATTTTGTGAAGTACAAGGACATAGTACTTAATTTAGATGTATGTCTGCTTATGCTCAAAAATGGGGAAATTGAATATATAAATCCAGCTGGAGAGGCATTGATTTCAAGAATTAATGGATGCTCAAAAGAGGATTATGATTGCGAAATATGCGAGAAGCAAATCAATCTTTTGCTTGAACAGGGTATAGGAGCTTTATCCAATTCAATGAGACAGAGATATTCATACATAACAGCAATAAATGGTCAAAGAACTGTATTTTATATAAAAATTGAAATTTATAAACTTCAAATGGATGAAACTAGGCTGATGGTTAGATTTGAAGACTATACTGATCAGTATCTAGCTGAAGAGTATATGAAAAGTGTAAATAAAACTAATAGCATGATTAGCAAGATTTCCAGCAGGTTTTTAGGGAACTATGACAAGGATAAAGCTGTAAATGAAGCCTTAAGAGATGTAGGCATGCTTACAGGAGCTGATAGAGTATATGTATTTGAGCTACTAAAAGAAAATACTATTATAGACAACACCTATGAGTGGTGCAATAAAGAAATAGATTCTCTCATGGAAAAAAGAAAGCAGCTAAATTTTGAAGACTATACGTGGTGGATTAAAGAGATAAATGCACATGAAAAGGTATGGATTATGAGAGACTGCAAAGATTATGATTGCAGCTTAAACGATATTAATATACTAAATCTTTACAATATCACTTCACTTTTTGTTTTTCCAATAAAAAGTCAAAATGAAATTGTTGGCTTTATTGGTGCTGACAATATATCACAAAGCTGTGAGATGAACAACGAAATCAATAAAATTTTAACCTTGGTTGCTAGATTAGTTGGGAACAGCATAGATAGCTTTAAGGATAAAGAAGCGATAATTGAAAGCGAGAAAAGGTTCAGGCAGTTATTTCACAATATTAATTCAGCAATATTTATTCACAAGCTTGAGGATAATAAAGTGAATCCTTATTTCTTGATGGTAAACGAGCACGCATGTAATATCCTAGGCTACTCGCAATCGGAGTTTAGCTCTTTAACTTTGCACGACCTTATAGAGGGTAATATTTACGAGGATATTATAAATGAAATAAACGATAACTCTCATAAAAAAAATATGACCTTTGAAGTGAACCTAAAGACCAAGGATAATGCACTTATATTAGGAGAAATGACAGTGACAAATACTCTTCTAAATAACGAAGAAATTGTTTTGATTGCTGTAAAGGATATAAGCAATAGAAGAATTTATGAAAAAAAATTAGAAGATAGAAATAAAGAACTTAAGGATGCCTTAGTTCAATTAAAGGAAATTCAAAATCAAATGATTCATCAAGAAAAAATGGCTGGAATAGGTCAGCTAGCAGCAGGAATAGCCCATGAAATTAACAATCCTTTAGGTTACGTAATGAGCAATTTTGATACATTGAAGAAATATATAGAAATATATGACTCTGCGATTGAAAAATTTCTAAAATGCTCTTGCAACGATAAGAATTTAATAAAGGATAATGGAGCTGACTCAAATGAAGGAGCAAGTAACAGCACTCTTATTAGAAGGCTTAATCTAATAAAAGAGGATATGCCTGATTTGATTCATGATTCTAAACATGGACTTGATAGAATTCACAAAATAATAACTGGACTAAGATTGTTTTCAAGATCAGATGAGTCAGATACTATTGAGGACTATGATTTAAATGAAGGTATAGAAAGTACTTTGCTTGTTGCAAATAATGAAATAAAATACTATGCGAATGTAATAAAAAAATTGGGAAAAATTTCTAGTATAAAAGTAATTCCTGTTGAAATAAACCAAGTATTATTAAATCTCATAGTTAATGCGGTGCATGCTATTAAAGAAAAAAGTCCTGATACTCAAGGAGATATAATAATAACTACATTTGAGGAAGAGGACTTCGTATGTTGTAGCATAGAAGATACAGGGATAGGCATAAAAGAGGAAATAGTATCAGAAATATTTAATCCATTTTTTACTACTAAGCCTGTAGGGCAAGGTACTGGGCTAGGTCTTAGTATATCCTACGAAATTATAAAAAATAAGCATAAAGGTGACTTAATAGTGGAAAGTACTCCTAATAAGGGAAGTAAGTTTACTATAAAACTGCCTAAATAG
- a CDS encoding bactofilin family protein, which translates to MFNKKETKIDTDFDKFDTLIGLNTSFVGDLNAKGSIRLDGQLKGKVNVEGHLFIGENALVEADIVTSSLIVSGKVTGNIEAQSFVRITSNGKVKGDITVKTLVIDEDAFFEGNCKMLNSTEASE; encoded by the coding sequence ATGTTTAATAAAAAGGAAACCAAAATAGATACTGATTTTGATAAATTTGATACCTTGATAGGCTTGAATACTAGCTTTGTAGGAGATTTAAATGCGAAAGGCTCTATAAGGCTAGATGGCCAGCTAAAAGGGAAAGTTAATGTCGAAGGACATCTATTTATAGGAGAAAATGCTTTAGTTGAAGCCGATATTGTTACAAGCAGTCTTATAGTATCGGGTAAGGTGACAGGAAATATAGAAGCTCAAAGCTTTGTAAGAATAACATCAAATGGAAAAGTAAAAGGAGATATAACGGTAAAAACCCTAGTGATTGATGAAGATGCTTTCTTTGAAGGCAATTGCAAGATGCTAAACTCTACTGAAGCATCTGAATAA
- a CDS encoding M23 family metallopeptidase, protein MKKSYLHTKKKTQKLTLMMIPNSTSKIRQYAFSYKIIAAAVLALIMLTSMLTFFSTRYFYVNQDYQNLNRQLITLKKENTAQKVKIDYFASKSQEIESRIAKLKELENQITKAIDPKAAEAESMSVVSRSADRDFYMPEVDEADIRFVDELLSSQEKNIDELFDNIQGKITKLEKIPNSMPTEGRLTSPFGDRTHPVTKKIEFHSGIDLANNTGTNIYASATGIVLFSEINGTYGKMILISHGNGYSTVYAHLSEQLVKAGDQVKKGDLIGKMGSTGRSTGPHLHFEIRENGTPIDPQKILVK, encoded by the coding sequence ATGAAAAAATCATATCTTCATACAAAGAAGAAAACTCAGAAATTGACATTAATGATGATACCCAATAGTACAAGTAAAATAAGACAATACGCATTTTCATATAAAATTATAGCAGCGGCTGTTTTAGCTTTGATAATGTTAACTAGCATGCTTACTTTTTTTTCTACAAGGTATTTTTATGTCAATCAAGATTATCAAAATTTGAACAGACAATTGATTACCTTAAAAAAAGAAAATACAGCTCAAAAGGTTAAAATTGATTATTTTGCATCGAAATCACAAGAAATAGAAAGCCGTATTGCAAAGCTTAAGGAGCTTGAAAATCAGATTACAAAAGCTATAGATCCTAAAGCTGCTGAAGCAGAAAGCATGAGCGTAGTATCTAGATCAGCCGATAGAGATTTTTATATGCCTGAAGTGGATGAGGCTGACATTAGATTTGTAGATGAGCTGCTTAGCTCTCAAGAAAAAAATATAGATGAGCTATTTGATAATATACAAGGCAAAATAACAAAGCTGGAAAAAATTCCAAATAGCATGCCTACAGAAGGAAGACTTACTTCTCCTTTTGGAGACAGGACTCATCCAGTAACAAAAAAAATTGAGTTTCATAGCGGAATAGATTTAGCGAATAATACGGGAACAAACATATATGCATCAGCAACAGGAATAGTGCTATTTTCTGAAATCAATGGTACATATGGAAAAATGATACTTATTTCGCACGGAAATGGTTATAGTACCGTGTATGCTCATCTTAGCGAGCAGCTAGTGAAAGCTGGTGACCAAGTTAAAAAGGGTGACTTAATTGGAAAAATGGGAAGCACTGGCAGGAGCACAGGGCCTCATCTTCACTTTGAAATCAGAGAAAATGGTACACCAATTGATCCACAAAAAATTCTAGTTAAGTAG
- a CDS encoding fused response regulator/phosphatase, with the protein MYTILVVDDTLFNRKLMLEVLETKIDNARYLQAEDGIEAIEIVKTNEVDLVILDLMMPNKNGYEVLKELKNNSLYSDIPIIVNSSVTDMDSIKQTLEMGAVDYFTKPLTPEQMEVIIPLKVNNTLKYHEQNRQLKMVSRNINNEMKMAGAFQKALMSMYEDKLYPGLDLYVYFKACEHLSGDFFELVETGGNRWFIIADIKGHGAAAAMMSFMVRKMFNNIIRQESQPKDVLEKINKAYHELKIDTELVFFSAFIGKINGNELTYSNAGHPHPALLSLDINKGRRLDCNGHFIGFMDDTTYTEETVVLEDEDCILLHTDGLYQGKQTPSVNLNRALANMIYSYSKNPSVKDLTCTVYGEYIMPDEELQDDITIVALKYKNK; encoded by the coding sequence ATGTATACAATTCTTGTCGTTGATGACACTCTATTTAATAGAAAGCTAATGCTGGAAGTTCTGGAAACAAAAATAGATAATGCAAGATATCTTCAAGCTGAAGATGGAATAGAAGCAATAGAGATTGTAAAAACCAACGAGGTAGATTTGGTTATATTGGATTTAATGATGCCAAATAAAAATGGTTATGAGGTGCTTAAAGAGCTCAAAAATAACTCCCTTTATTCAGATATTCCAATAATAGTTAATTCGTCAGTGACTGATATGGATAGCATAAAGCAGACCTTAGAAATGGGTGCAGTAGATTATTTTACGAAGCCGTTAACTCCTGAGCAGATGGAAGTAATAATACCATTAAAAGTAAACAATACTCTTAAATATCATGAGCAAAATAGACAGCTTAAGATGGTTAGTAGAAATATTAATAACGAGATGAAAATGGCAGGAGCTTTCCAAAAGGCATTAATGTCTATGTATGAGGATAAGCTTTATCCAGGCTTAGACCTATATGTATATTTTAAAGCCTGTGAGCATTTAAGTGGAGATTTCTTTGAGCTAGTAGAGACAGGTGGAAATAGGTGGTTTATAATAGCTGATATTAAAGGGCATGGAGCAGCAGCTGCCATGATGTCCTTTATGGTCAGAAAAATGTTCAATAATATAATAAGGCAAGAAAGCCAGCCTAAAGATGTACTAGAAAAGATAAATAAAGCTTATCATGAGCTTAAAATAGATACAGAGCTAGTATTCTTCTCCGCATTTATAGGGAAAATAAATGGTAATGAGCTTACCTATTCAAATGCAGGACATCCTCATCCAGCACTACTTTCTTTAGATATAAATAAAGGCAGGAGACTGGACTGTAACGGACACTTTATAGGATTTATGGATGATACAACCTATACTGAGGAAACAGTTGTTTTAGAAGATGAGGATTGCATATTGCTTCATACAGACGGACTGTATCAAGGTAAGCAGACTCCGAGCGTCAATCTAAATAGAGCCTTGGCAAATATGATATACAGCTATAGTAAGAATCCTTCCGTAAAAGACTTGACGTGCACGGTTTATGGAGAATATATTATGCCAGATGAAGAGCTTCAAGATGATATAACTATAGTAGCTTTAAAATATAAAAACAAATAA
- a CDS encoding ABC transporter ATP-binding protein: MQLKAKNLGFGYRKDEWIFRNKDFEIESGEIVGISGYSGCGKTTFGKVLCSYYKPIEGSLLLDSNEITLKDYNPIQMIFQHPEKSVNPRWKMKRILEEAYTPSEDILDMLGIEADWMDRWPIELSGGELQRFCVARALSPETKFIIADEMTTMLDGITQAKIWESLLEISIAMNIGLVVISHEKELLKKLCDRIEPFE, translated from the coding sequence ATGCAACTTAAAGCAAAGAATCTAGGCTTTGGATATAGAAAAGACGAATGGATATTTAGAAATAAAGATTTTGAAATAGAATCAGGTGAAATTGTAGGGATATCAGGATACAGCGGATGTGGCAAAACTACTTTTGGAAAAGTCCTTTGCAGTTATTATAAGCCAATTGAAGGAAGCTTACTTCTTGATTCAAATGAAATTACTTTAAAAGACTACAATCCTATTCAAATGATTTTTCAGCATCCTGAAAAATCAGTAAATCCTAGATGGAAGATGAAAAGGATTTTAGAAGAGGCATATACACCAAGTGAGGATATTCTAGATATGCTAGGAATAGAAGCTGACTGGATGGATAGATGGCCTATCGAGCTTTCAGGAGGAGAGCTCCAACGCTTTTGTGTTGCAAGAGCATTATCTCCTGAAACAAAATTCATAATTGCTGATGAAATGACAACTATGCTAGATGGAATCACACAAGCTAAAATTTGGGAATCCTTACTTGAGATATCTATAGCTATGAATATAGGCCTTGTTGTTATCAGTCATGAAAAAGAACTTTTAAAGAAGCTTTGTGATAGAATAGAACCATTCGAATAG